The Candidatus Polarisedimenticolia bacterium genome segment CCCGGCCTCGCGGTTCATGGCGAAGGGGATCCTCTATGCGGAGAGGGACCTGCGTGCGGCCGATCCGGGGCCCCTCGCCCGGCTGGGGTGCCGCGATCTCCCCGTGGCGGGAGAGGCGATCGCGGCCGGCCATCCGATCTGCACGGTCATCGCCCGGGCGCGCAGCCTGGCCGCGTGCCGCCGGCTTCTTCTCAGGCGCGCCGCGGCCGCCCGCCGCCTCCTGCGGGTGAAAGCCCCTCCCGGTTCGTGGTACTCTGCGGCCCATCCATGCGAACGGCCCTGGTGACGGGAAGCACGCGCGGCATCGGCAAGGCGATTGCCCTGCGGCTGCTGCGCGACGGCTACAAGGTGGCGCTCAACTACGCCCGCGATCGCCAGGCCGCGGCGCGCGCCATCGAGGAGGCGAAATCGGTCTCGCCCCACGCCGTCGTCCTGCAGGCGGACGTGTCGCAGCCTCTGGAGTGCGAGCGGCTCATCGAGGACGCCCTGAGGAACCTCGAGCACCTCGACGTTCTGGTGAACAACGTCGGACCCTTCCTCGAGAGACCGCTTTCCGAGACCACCGACGCCGAATGGAAACAGATGATCGACGGCAACCTCGGGAGCGCCTTCTTCTGCGCGCGCGCAGCGCTCCCCTCGATGCGGCAGCGCCGCTCGGGGGCCATCGTCAACGTCTCGGCCCTGAGCGCCGAGGTGTCCCCCGGCATGACGCACGAGGCCCCCGCGTACTTCGTCGCCAAGTCGGCGCTCGCGATGCTGACGCGGTCCATGGCCAGGCTGGAAGGGCCGCACAACGTCCGGGTGAACGCGGTCAGCCCGGGGTTCATCGAGACCGAGGGGTACGCCGACTGGGACGCGGCCGAGAAAGAGCGCTGGAGGAGCCGGATCCCTCTCGGACGCTTCGGCCGGCCGGAGGAGGTGGCCGAGGCGGTCGCCTTCCTGGCCTCCGACCGGGCCGCCTACATCTCCGGGACGATTCTGCACGTCCACGGTGCGCTGTGGATCTGAAACGCGGGCGGATCGTGTTCGTGACCGGGCAGCTCGCCAAGGACGCGCTCGGGAAGGTCCTGCCCGAGTGCGGGGACGGTCTCGACGGGACGATCGAGACCCTTCGGATCAAGGTCGCCGCGCTGATGACGACCGACTACCTCACCTCGACGCTCAAGCTCCCGCCCTGCGACACGGTCTGTCTCCCCGGCCTCTCGCAGGCGAACACCGACGCGCTCTCGAAGAGGTTCGGGGTCCCGTTCGTCAAGGGTCCGAAGGACCTGCGCGACCTGCCGTCGTTCTTCGGCCGGAAGGCGGAGGGCTACCGGCCCGACGGCGAGCACGCCGTCACGCTCCTGGCCGAGATCAACGACATCTTCAGGCTGACCGACGAGGAGATCCTGGCCGCGGCCTCACGCTACCGCCTCTCCGGGGCCGACGTGATCGACCTCGGCTGCTCCCCCGAGAACCGGCTCGAGGACGCCGGCCGCATCGTCGCGCTCCTCAGGCGGCACGGCTTCCGGGCCAGCATCGACACCTTCAGCGACGACGAGGCGCTGTCGGCCGACGCCGCGGGCGCCGAGCTGTTGCTGAGCCTGAACTCGGGCAATATGCACCTGGCCGGGCGGCTGCGCACCGCCGTGCCG includes the following:
- a CDS encoding SDR family oxidoreductase codes for the protein MRTALVTGSTRGIGKAIALRLLRDGYKVALNYARDRQAAARAIEEAKSVSPHAVVLQADVSQPLECERLIEDALRNLEHLDVLVNNVGPFLERPLSETTDAEWKQMIDGNLGSAFFCARAALPSMRQRRSGAIVNVSALSAEVSPGMTHEAPAYFVAKSALAMLTRSMARLEGPHNVRVNAVSPGFIETEGYADWDAAEKERWRSRIPLGRFGRPEEVAEAVAFLASDRAAYISGTILHVHGALWI